ACATCCGGAGCGGCGTGAGCAAGGCCTACCTCAAACAGGAATGGCGCAGGGCCGCAGAGGCCCTGCCAACCCCGGATTGCCGCCTGGGTTGCCTCGAGTGCGGGGTCTGTGACCATGACGTCGTCGATCCGGTCTTCGCCAAGCCCTGGTCGCCGCCCCCCGTCCCCTCCGCCCATGCCTCACCCGCCAGGACCGCGCCTGCAAGGTACCTCATCACCTACAGCAAGACCGGATCAGCTGCCCTGCTCGGGCACATGGAGTTCTCACGGGCCTTCCAGCGCGCCTTCAGACGGGCGCACATCCCGCTCCGGTTCTCCCAGGGATTCCACCCTCTGCCCAAGGTGACCTTTACCACCGCCCTCCCGTTGGGAACCGAGAGTTTCGATGAGACCATGGTCATCGAAACCGACGGGTGGCTCTCCATCGACCAGGTTACGACCGAACTCAACCAGAGGCTTCCAGACGGGATCACGATCAAAGGGATACGGAAACTCGACAAGGCCTCGCCGATCCCCAGGGTCAAAAGCAGCCGGTACCGGATTTCCTTCGAAGAGCTCGAACTGCGCAGAAGCCGGCTGGATGATTTCTCGGCCCGTCGGCATTTCGAGGTTGTCAAAAAAACAAAAAAAGGCGAACATGTCCTGGACATCCGCCCTCTGATCACAACGCTCGAGTTTTCCAACCTCAACCAACTGGAACTCGTGATCCTCCACCCGGAGGGACCGCAGATACGTCCCGTGGAAGTCATCCAGTCCGTCTTCGGTCTGACCGATTCGGAATCCGCGCACCTCCACATTCAGAAAATCGAGCAGGTTTTGATGTAAACCTTCTTACCGGCAACCTCTGGAAAACGGATCCTATGGCCAATGAACTGATCATCAATGCCCGTCCTCACGAAATACGCGTGGCCCTCGTCGAGAACGGCGTCGTCGTCGAACTGCATATCGAGCGAAGAACCGGGCAGGAGCTGATGGGGAACATCTATCGCGGGCGGGTCGTCCGCGTCCTGCCAGGCATGCAGGCCGCCTTTGTGGACATCGGCCTCGAACGGACCGCCTTTCTTTATGTCGCCGACGTCCACAAGGACTTCTCCGACATGGAGAAGCTGATGCTCCAGTGCCCCCAGGAAAACCACGAAGAGGACGGCGAAGAAGCAAGCGACCAGCCCCTCTCCACCATGCATCCCCCTTTCCGCCCTGTTTACCAGATCGAAGACCTGCTCCATGAGAACCAGGATATCATCGTCCAGGTTTCCAAAGAGCCTCTGGGCAACAAAGGCGCGCGCCTGACCTCCCATATATCCATCCCTGGAAGGCATCTGGTCCTGATGCCTATGGTCAACCACATCGGCGTATCGCGCCGCATCGAGGACAAGGAGGAAAAGGCGCGCCTCAAAGAGATCATCAACGAGATCCGCCCCGCGGATTACGGCTTCATTGTGCGGACAGTCAGCGAAGGCGCCGGCAAGGAAAAGCTCAAGGCTGAAATGGATTTTCTCCTCAAACTCTGGTCGAACATCCAGGCCAAGGCGGAAAAGGGGTCCGGACCCAGGCAGCTCTACAAAGACCTGTCGATCTCGCTTCGTTCCGTGCGGGACCTGTTCACCCGTGAAGTCGACCGCCTTGTCATCGATTCACGTCCGGAGTTCGAAGGCGTCATGGAGTTCATCGAAACGTTCGCCCCCCGGCTGAAGTATTCCGTCGAACTCTATGAGGGCACCGATCCGATTTTCGATGCCTTCGGGATAGAGATGGAGATCTCGCGCGCCCTGGAGAAAAAGATCTGGTTGAAATCAGGCGGCTACATCGTCATCGAGATGACCGAGGCCTTGACGGCCATCGAC
The DNA window shown above is from Desulfatiglans anilini DSM 4660 and carries:
- a CDS encoding Rne/Rng family ribonuclease, translated to MANELIINARPHEIRVALVENGVVVELHIERRTGQELMGNIYRGRVVRVLPGMQAAFVDIGLERTAFLYVADVHKDFSDMEKLMLQCPQENHEEDGEEASDQPLSTMHPPFRPVYQIEDLLHENQDIIVQVSKEPLGNKGARLTSHISIPGRHLVLMPMVNHIGVSRRIEDKEEKARLKEIINEIRPADYGFIVRTVSEGAGKEKLKAEMDFLLKLWSNIQAKAEKGSGPRQLYKDLSISLRSVRDLFTREVDRLVIDSRPEFEGVMEFIETFAPRLKYSVELYEGTDPIFDAFGIEMEISRALEKKIWLKSGGYIVIEMTEALTAIDVNTGSYVGKRNLEETILKTNLEAVKEIAYQLRFRNIGGLIVIDFIDMEKASSRERVFLALKEALSKDRAKSNILQISELGLIEMTRKRTRANLNRLLTEPCFYCDGRGTLKSRTTICYEIFRDLERDCRALNEEGPVQVLVHPDIANVLREEEQESIMDLERRINQRIVIIPKEGFHLEDYEISF